A segment of the Terribacillus aidingensis genome:
ATCCTTACCGTGCCATTTGGCTTTTGGGCTGCAAGACGCCGTAGTAAAGGAGGCTTCTTCGTTACAGGAGTAGGACGTTTTATCCTTAGTTATATCCGGGTATTTCCAGAGGTTGTATTGGCTATAATCTTTATCAAAGCAGTTGGTCCAGGTTCCTATGCCGGAGTACTGGCATTAGGGCTTCACTCCATAGGTATGCTTGGCAAACTATTTGCTGAAGAAATCGACGCTATTGATCATGGTCCCCGTGAAGCACTTATAGCTACTGGTGCGAATCGTATCCAAGTACTGGTTTACTCCGTATTACCGCAAGTACTGCCTGGATTCATTTCCTATACGCTTTACCGTTTCGAGCTAAATGTCCGGGGGGCTTCCATCCTCGGTATTATCGGAGCAGGTGGTATCGGAGCTCCGCTTATCTTCGCATTGACTTCCCGTAACTGGCCGCGTGTCGGCATCATTTTATTAGGTATCATCATATTGGTATCTGTAATCGATTTGATTTCCGGCTACTTACGCAAGAAAATCGTATAAAGAAAAGCGATTCTGCTATAAGCAGAATCGCTTTTTTTAGTTCAATATTGTCGTACGTTCGCTTGCAGGCACTCTAGGCTTCACTTTCGGTTCTTTACCGATAAATCCGACTTGCAGTAGTCCGATGTTTCGTTCACCTGGTTTGATTTGCAGTAATTCCCTCGCATCTGGGTTCTCAAGCAATGTATTCGTCTTCCAGATCGTCCCGATTCCTTTTTCCCAAGCAAGCAGGCTGAAGTTCTGGATCAGCATACTTGCTGATGCATAATCTTCTTCACGGAGTTTCATTTGTGTGTTTTCCTCTAATACAACAGCTATCCAAAGCGGGACATCAGTGATTTTCTTTTTCAGCGCCTCTGCTTTTTTCTCTTTCTCTTCAGCCGTTGCCGCACCTTTCACTCCTTGCTTCGCATTGATTTCACCAAGCTTTTGTTTCGTCTCGCCATCAATCAGAATAAAACGCCAAGGCTGAGTCATTTTGTGATTTGGTACCCACACTGCTATATCAAGTAATTCCTGTATCTCCTTATAGGATAGTTGTTTGGTTGTATCATAGTTCGTTACGGATCTTCTGCCTTTTATCAACTGTTCCAATTGCATCTGTACCACTCCTCTTCCATTCTCCGTACTTTTCTTTAATTGAAAATCATTATCAATATCATATCTGAATATTCCATACACTGTCAATGTGCGAGTAATTTGGAAAAAATCTTACTTTTTTATGAAACTTTTCGGATAACGCTTGAACAGACACCAATTTTGTGACAATATAAATGATAACGAATCTCATTCTCAAAGCAACGAGAAGAGGAAAGGGGTACCAGTAATGGGACGTTTACAGACGGAATTACTCGAAGTAGCCTATGGAGATAAATCAATCGTAAAAGATTTGACTATAGAAATACCTAAAGGAAAGATTACAGCTCTTGTCGGAGCGAATGGTTCTGGCAAATCCACTATACTTAAAACGATGGCGCGTGTCATGAAGCCGAAGAACGGCACGGTACTATTGGATGGGAAAAGCATTCATAAACAGTCAACGAAAGCGGTTGCGAAGCAGCTTGCCATCCTGCCCCAGAATCCAGTTGCACCAGAAGGTTTGACAGTAGCTGAACTTGTTGCATACGGGCGCTACCCTCATCAAAAAGGATTCGGAACCCTAACTCCTTATGATAAGGAAGTAATCAATTGGGCAATAGAAGTGACTGCGATGGAGGATTTCGCACAGCGTGCAGTCGATCAGCTTTCTGGCGGACAGCGTCAGCGCGCATGGATTGCGATGGCATTGGCACAAGAAACGGAGACGCTCTTCCTTGATGAACCGACAACATTCCTGGATATGGCGCATCAGCTGGAAGTGCTTATGCTGCTGCATAAACTGAATCGTGAAGAAAATCGCACAATTGTCATGGTTGTACATGATCTCAATCATGCGACACGTTATGCAGATCATATGATTGCTATCAAAAAGGGACAGGTCATTTGTGAAGGTTCACCCGCTGAAACCGTCACTGCAGAAAACCTGCGGGAAGTATTCAATATCGAAGCTGATGTGATCATCGACCCGCGTTCAGGAGTGCCTCTCTGCTTGCCATATAATATTCTCGGAAGTACCGCTCCTGTTGAGCCAGAACGTATGATGGAGAAAACTTTAGCATAAATAAAACGCGTTGCAGCTTTCTGCAACGCGTTTTATAATGCCTGCTCTTCTTCGATTTGTCTTGTTGCTCGGATAAACGCTATTGCTCCGCCTATCTCCTTTTCAGTCAGCTTCCTTTGATCGACTGACAGCTCTGTATCCCCCCGCTCTGTCAGCTCCAGGCTTCTATCAAAATGACGTCCCAGCAAATCGTCACAGCTTGTTCCAAATAAGTCTGCCAGCATAATCAGTGCCTCAAATGACGGACGCCGATATCCGGATTCGTAGCCTGCATATGTGCTCTTGGCAATACCAAGACGGTCTGCTGTATCTTGCAGTGACCAATTTTTCTTTTTCCTTAATTCAGATAACCGATCCAGATTCATCCTACTTCCCCCGCTCATTTTTCCTTCCTATTATTATAGCATCGTTTCGTACGCGATACGAATAATATAATCTTGATTAACCCTAATACCTTCTCTATAATTAGGGTTAAAGTACGCAATTAGCGAATAACATTTTGAGATAGATAGAAGAGGTGCAGGGAATGAAGAAGCTATTATTACTTACCACCGGCGGCACCATTGCATCAGTCGAAGGATCAAATGGCCTGTCACCGGCTGTAGATGCGAATGAATTATTAAGCTATGTTTCCAATATGGATAATGATTATACAATGGAAACAATCTCGCTCATGAATCTGGACAGCACAAACATGCAGCCGGAAGATTGGGTGACGATGGCGGATGCAGTCAAAAATCATTATGATGCTTACGATGGCTTTGTCATCACGCATGGAACCGATACGATGGCTTATACGGCAGCAGCTCTGTCCTATATGCTGCAAAACGCAAACAAACCGATTGTGATCACTGGCTCGCAAATCCCGATTACGTTCCAGAAAACAGATGCGAAAAAGAATATTAAGGATGCCATCCGCTTTGCTTGTGAAGAAGTTGGCGGTGTCTATGTTGTATTTGATGGCCGTGTTATACAAGGAACACGGGCAATAAAGCTGCGGACGAAAAGCTATGATGCATTTGAAAGCATCAATTACCCGTACATCGCCTTCATCCATGAAGATGAGGTCGAATACAATAAAAAAATTCAAAGCGAAAAAGTCCCGTTTACCGTTGATACTTCCCTCTGTACTGATGTACTCTTATTAAGGTTGTACCCGGGCTTGAAGCCCGAGATATTAGATGCTTTAGGAAGCATGTATAAAGGAATTGTAATCGAGAGCTATGGCAGCGGCGGTATTCCATTCGAAGGACGCGACCTTCTCCTAAAGATAAACGAATTGGTGGAAAGAGGCATTATAGTCGTCATCACTACACAATGCCTTGAAGAAGGCGAAGACATGAGTATCTACGAAGTCGGGCGGCGCATCAACCAGGAGTTGGTGATTCGTTCAAGCAATATGAACACAGAGGCAATCGTACCGAAACTCATGTGGGCACTAGGCCAATCCACTGATCCTAAAGAAGTGAAACGCATGATGGAAACACCGATCGCTGAAGATATTACTATATGGCCCTCTTAAATAAGTGAAAAGGAAGGTTCAGTTCATGGCAGACTTACAAGAGAACTACCGGATTGAGAAAGACTTTCTGGGAGAAAAACAAATTATAAAGGATGCCTATTACGGCATTCAAACGCTGCGCGCGTCAGAGAATTTCCCTATAACGGGTTACCGCATCCATGAAGAAATGATCAAAGCACTTGGTATCGTGAAAAAGTCAGCTGCTCTTGCCAATATGGATGTAAAACGCTTGTATGAAGGACTCGGCAATGCAATTGTTCAAGCATCAGATGAAATCATTAACGGCCTATGGCATGATCAATTTATCGTAGATCCAATCCAAGGCGGTGCTGGCACCTCTATTAATATGAATGCTAATGAAGTTATCACGAACCGCGCCCTGGAGATCCTCGGTCATGAAAAAGGTGATTATCAGCATTTAAGCCCTAATACACATGTAAATATGTCTCAATCGACGAATGATGTATTTCCGACAGCCATCCATATTTCGACATTGAATATGCTTGAGAAATTACTCGATACGATGGAATATATGCAGCAGGAATTCAAGAAGAAAGCGAAACAGTTCGATTCTGTCATCAAAATGGGGCGTACGCATCTTCAGGATGCAGTGCCGATTCGTTTAGGACAGGAGTTCGAAGCTTACAGCCGTGTGCTGGAAAGAGATATCAAACGAATCAAGCAGTCCCGTCAGCATCTGTACGAGGTCAATATGGGAGCAACAGCCGTCGGTACAGGTTTGAATGCAAACCCTAAATATATCGAACATGTTGTCGAACATTTGGCTGCCAACAGCGGCCTGCCGCTTGTAACTGCTGAAAATCTTGTCGATGCAACACAGAATACGGATGCCTATACCGAGGTTTCCGCTTCTCTGAAGGTTTGTATGATGAACATGTCCAAGATTGCCAATGACCTACGCTTGATGGCTTCTGGCCCGAGAGCAGGACTGAACGAAATCAACTTACCGGCACGTCAGCCAGGATCATCCATCATGCCTGGGAAAGTGAATCCAGTCATGGCTGAGATGATCAACCAAATCGCATTCCAAGTAATCGGCAATGATAACACGATTTGCTTGGCATCCGAAGCTGGACAGCTGGAATTGAATGTCATGGAACCTGTGCTTGTGTTCAACCTACTGCAGTCCATCAGCATCATGAATAACGGCTTCCGCTCCTTCACTGATAACTGTTTGATCGGCATTGAGGCAAATGAAGCTTTATTGAAGGAATACGTAGATAAAAGTGTTGGCTTGCTAACGGCAGTCAATCCGCATTTGGGCTATGAAGTTGCAGCACGGATTGCACGTGAAGCGATACTTACTGGTAAATCTATCCGTGAACTTTGCCTCCAATATGATGTCTTAACTGAAGAAGAGCTTGATATTATCTTAAATCCTTACGAAATGACAAAACCGGGTATTGCAGGCGAGGAGCTTTTTGATAGATAATAGAAAAATGTGC
Coding sequences within it:
- a CDS encoding helix-turn-helix transcriptional regulator, with the translated sequence MNLDRLSELRKKKNWSLQDTADRLGIAKSTYAGYESGYRRPSFEALIMLADLFGTSCDDLLGRHFDRSLELTERGDTELSVDQRKLTEKEIGGAIAFIRATRQIEEEQAL
- the aspA gene encoding aspartate ammonia-lyase; protein product: MADLQENYRIEKDFLGEKQIIKDAYYGIQTLRASENFPITGYRIHEEMIKALGIVKKSAALANMDVKRLYEGLGNAIVQASDEIINGLWHDQFIVDPIQGGAGTSINMNANEVITNRALEILGHEKGDYQHLSPNTHVNMSQSTNDVFPTAIHISTLNMLEKLLDTMEYMQQEFKKKAKQFDSVIKMGRTHLQDAVPIRLGQEFEAYSRVLERDIKRIKQSRQHLYEVNMGATAVGTGLNANPKYIEHVVEHLAANSGLPLVTAENLVDATQNTDAYTEVSASLKVCMMNMSKIANDLRLMASGPRAGLNEINLPARQPGSSIMPGKVNPVMAEMINQIAFQVIGNDNTICLASEAGQLELNVMEPVLVFNLLQSISIMNNGFRSFTDNCLIGIEANEALLKEYVDKSVGLLTAVNPHLGYEVAARIAREAILTGKSIRELCLQYDVLTEEELDIILNPYEMTKPGIAGEELFDR
- a CDS encoding nitroreductase, with product MQLEQLIKGRRSVTNYDTTKQLSYKEIQELLDIAVWVPNHKMTQPWRFILIDGETKQKLGEINAKQGVKGAATAEEKEKKAEALKKKITDVPLWIAVVLEENTQMKLREEDYASASMLIQNFSLLAWEKGIGTIWKTNTLLENPDARELLQIKPGERNIGLLQVGFIGKEPKVKPRVPASERTTILN
- the phnE gene encoding phosphonate ABC transporter, permease protein PhnE, whose amino-acid sequence is MSQLSTQTVDKPKGRGKRVFNRVLILVILAAIYVWAFSGVEEFEIKDTAGQISKAIFEGIIHPDWDFINDEEGLIYGLIDTLAISILGTFISAILTVPFGFWAARRRSKGGFFVTGVGRFILSYIRVFPEVVLAIIFIKAVGPGSYAGVLALGLHSIGMLGKLFAEEIDAIDHGPREALIATGANRIQVLVYSVLPQVLPGFISYTLYRFELNVRGASILGIIGAGGIGAPLIFALTSRNWPRVGIILLGIIILVSVIDLISGYLRKKIV
- a CDS encoding asparaginase — translated: MKKLLLLTTGGTIASVEGSNGLSPAVDANELLSYVSNMDNDYTMETISLMNLDSTNMQPEDWVTMADAVKNHYDAYDGFVITHGTDTMAYTAAALSYMLQNANKPIVITGSQIPITFQKTDAKKNIKDAIRFACEEVGGVYVVFDGRVIQGTRAIKLRTKSYDAFESINYPYIAFIHEDEVEYNKKIQSEKVPFTVDTSLCTDVLLLRLYPGLKPEILDALGSMYKGIVIESYGSGGIPFEGRDLLLKINELVERGIIVVITTQCLEEGEDMSIYEVGRRINQELVIRSSNMNTEAIVPKLMWALGQSTDPKEVKRMMETPIAEDITIWPS
- a CDS encoding ABC transporter ATP-binding protein — protein: MGRLQTELLEVAYGDKSIVKDLTIEIPKGKITALVGANGSGKSTILKTMARVMKPKNGTVLLDGKSIHKQSTKAVAKQLAILPQNPVAPEGLTVAELVAYGRYPHQKGFGTLTPYDKEVINWAIEVTAMEDFAQRAVDQLSGGQRQRAWIAMALAQETETLFLDEPTTFLDMAHQLEVLMLLHKLNREENRTIVMVVHDLNHATRYADHMIAIKKGQVICEGSPAETVTAENLREVFNIEADVIIDPRSGVPLCLPYNILGSTAPVEPERMMEKTLA